In the Palaeococcus pacificus DY20341 genome, one interval contains:
- the trmBL1 gene encoding HTH-type sugar sensing transcriptional regulator TrmBL1 produces the protein MNEEEIIEKLQKFGLTKYESLAYITLLKIGPSKATDITKESGIPHTRVYDVLSSLHRKGFVDIMQGTPRLYKPVNPELVLEKIKEETINNIKVLKELFLELYRSAHGEDLPEIWTIHGFENTLERAEYIIRSAKHEVLINTPFEFLKLLKDEIRRRKDIIFVIISNFDEVPEWLNRDNIILAKSGGAPWLMASWIIGDIEYALFFGALPKDKRREKFYSFWGKSAKLIQNYMHWFYTMYLDNSTVVKPINYNKIKKPLSLTNIRTLITVLKQTSLPKEIEVIGRLVETKEEVTLKGQVVSHEYTPLTASIVLKDKNGKEWKIGGLGSYFEDVEGERFILLE, from the coding sequence AAAGCCTAGCATACATCACGTTGCTCAAAATAGGACCCAGTAAAGCTACAGACATTACAAAAGAAAGTGGAATTCCTCACACCAGAGTTTACGACGTTCTGAGCTCTCTTCATAGAAAGGGTTTCGTAGATATAATGCAAGGAACTCCAAGGCTGTATAAGCCAGTGAATCCAGAATTAGTCCTTGAGAAGATAAAGGAAGAAACAATAAACAATATTAAGGTTCTAAAGGAGCTTTTCTTGGAGCTTTACCGCTCAGCTCATGGAGAGGACTTACCTGAGATTTGGACTATTCATGGCTTTGAAAATACTCTTGAAAGGGCAGAATACATAATTAGAAGCGCAAAGCATGAAGTTTTAATAAATACTCCCTTTGAATTCCTTAAACTGCTCAAAGACGAAATAAGGCGGAGAAAAGACATCATATTCGTTATTATAAGCAACTTTGATGAAGTCCCAGAGTGGCTCAACAGAGATAATATAATACTAGCAAAAAGTGGAGGGGCCCCTTGGCTCATGGCCTCATGGATAATAGGAGACATTGAGTACGCTTTATTCTTTGGAGCACTGCCAAAAGATAAGAGGAGAGAAAAGTTCTACTCGTTTTGGGGCAAATCTGCCAAGTTAATTCAAAACTACATGCACTGGTTCTACACAATGTACCTCGATAACAGCACGGTAGTAAAGCCGATTAATTACAACAAAATCAAAAAGCCGCTTTCACTTACAAATATAAGAACGCTAATAACAGTTTTAAAGCAGACATCGCTTCCAAAGGAAATAGAGGTCATCGGACGCTTAGTAGAGACCAAAGAGGAAGTTACACTAAAAGGACAGGTTGTTAGCCATGAATACACTCCCTTAACCGCCAGTATAGTACTAAAGGATAAAAACGGTAAAGAATGGAAAATTGGAGGATTAGGAAGCTACTTCGAAGATGTTGAAGGTGAAAGATTCATCCTTTTGGAGTAG
- a CDS encoding HIT family protein, whose amino-acid sequence MTCPFCSSLLDVMLYEDELIKILIDSYPANRGHLLVVPKRHVETWEELSFEEKVALLKGVDLAMERLKDAISPDGFNIGINLGKAAGQTVSHIHIHVIPRYNGDSNFPKGGVRKAVLDIEDENLNLKERWAKNRLNEEEVKKLKSAFGLE is encoded by the coding sequence ATGACCTGTCCCTTCTGTTCTTCTCTTTTAGATGTTATGCTCTATGAAGATGAATTAATCAAAATCTTAATCGACTCATACCCTGCCAATAGAGGACATCTCTTAGTGGTCCCAAAGAGGCATGTAGAGACTTGGGAGGAACTGAGCTTCGAAGAAAAAGTAGCACTTTTAAAGGGTGTTGATTTGGCAATGGAGAGGCTCAAAGATGCTATTTCTCCAGATGGGTTTAATATCGGCATCAACCTTGGAAAAGCCGCAGGACAAACAGTAAGTCACATCCATATTCATGTTATTCCCCGCTACAACGGAGACTCTAACTTCCCGAAAGGCGGCGTTAGAAAAGCTGTTTTGGATATAGAAGATGAAAACCTAAACCTAAAAGAGCGCTGGGCTAAAAATCGGCTAAATGAAGAAGAGGTTAAAAAGTTAAAATCTGCATTTGGATTAGAATGA
- a CDS encoding DUF4152 family protein — protein MRIVSADTGGALLDDGYNPIGLIATAAVLVEKPYKTAKMSIVKYADPFSYDLSGRQAIRDEVLLAMKLAKKVKPDVIHLDSTLRGIPLRQLDDPTIDALRISDRGKAIWHELSKDLQPLAKRFWSETGIEILAIGKESVAVRIAEIYAGLYSTKWGIEYALKEGFARIGLPRYMKVEVREGMLWGESLDPKEGGLYGEIPLDVEGFEYQIYPNPIARTFMVFEVKKE, from the coding sequence ATGAGGATAGTTTCAGCTGATACAGGAGGAGCATTATTAGACGACGGGTATAATCCAATAGGACTCATCGCGACCGCGGCAGTTTTGGTGGAAAAACCATACAAAACCGCAAAAATGAGCATAGTAAAATACGCTGATCCTTTTAGCTATGACCTAAGCGGCCGACAAGCAATAAGAGATGAAGTTCTTCTAGCGATGAAGCTCGCTAAAAAAGTTAAACCCGATGTTATTCATTTGGACTCAACTTTAAGAGGGATACCTCTAAGACAGCTCGACGACCCCACAATAGACGCCCTTAGGATTTCAGATAGGGGAAAGGCTATTTGGCATGAACTCAGTAAAGATTTACAACCATTGGCAAAGCGTTTTTGGTCGGAAACGGGAATAGAAATCTTAGCTATAGGAAAAGAAAGCGTAGCCGTTAGGATAGCAGAAATATATGCGGGGCTCTACTCAACAAAGTGGGGCATTGAATATGCTCTAAAGGAAGGATTCGCTCGAATAGGCCTTCCACGCTACATGAAGGTCGAGGTTAGAGAAGGAATGCTTTGGGGAGAAAGCTTAGACCCCAAAGAAGGCGGCCTCTATGGAGAGATTCCCCTAGATGTAGAGGGTTTCGAGTATCAAATTTATCCAAATCCAATAGCAAGGACGTTTATGGTGTTCGAAGTTAAAAAAGAATAA
- a CDS encoding glycogen/starch synthase produces MKILILGFEYLPIKVGGLAEAITSIAETLANLENEVLVFTPSHGLKEGKKVAQFKIVVGGREESVEVYERWQNGVRVFSISDSILDNPDVYGPGWEGMLDKAVHFAKASVGLLNKLIEKEGKPDVLHFHDWHTVLAGALIKKYFQMHAVFTIHRLNKSKIPAHYFHEANLGELAPYPDIDPEYVGAYVSDIITTVSKSYLWEEWEFYKNFEGKVTYVYNGIACDFWNEELLENKELSRSERRKHILESLGLSDGITFMFIGRFDRAQKGVDTLLKAIDILATSHPGEFSKMRFIVIGKGDPELENWAHELAKKYPNNVKVITEMLKREFVRELYGSIDFSIVPSYFEPFGLVQMEAMCLGTIPIGSAVGGIKDTIVSLDEDEENATGLLVPPRDAEALAQAILRMAKLREKDTELLKKMRKNGKKRSKEVFTWENACKRYLRAYRNDIDKAVGFIRD; encoded by the coding sequence ATGAAAATACTGATCTTAGGCTTTGAATACCTTCCAATAAAAGTTGGAGGTCTCGCAGAGGCTATAACGAGCATTGCGGAGACTTTAGCCAACCTAGAAAATGAAGTTTTGGTCTTCACTCCATCGCACGGCTTAAAAGAGGGGAAAAAAGTTGCCCAATTTAAGATTGTTGTAGGCGGGAGAGAAGAGAGCGTGGAAGTTTATGAACGCTGGCAAAACGGGGTTAGAGTTTTTTCAATAAGTGATTCAATTTTAGACAATCCAGATGTTTATGGGCCCGGATGGGAGGGAATGCTTGACAAAGCAGTCCATTTTGCCAAAGCAAGTGTTGGACTTTTAAACAAGCTGATTGAAAAAGAAGGAAAGCCAGATGTCCTGCACTTCCATGACTGGCACACTGTTTTAGCGGGAGCCCTAATTAAAAAATACTTCCAGATGCACGCAGTATTTACAATTCACCGCCTGAATAAATCCAAAATCCCTGCCCACTACTTCCATGAGGCCAATCTCGGAGAGCTTGCTCCCTACCCCGATATTGACCCCGAATACGTTGGAGCTTATGTATCCGATATTATAACGACGGTGAGCAAGAGCTACCTTTGGGAAGAATGGGAGTTCTATAAGAACTTTGAAGGAAAGGTAACCTATGTGTACAATGGCATAGCCTGTGACTTCTGGAACGAAGAGCTCTTGGAGAACAAGGAGCTGTCCAGAAGTGAAAGGAGAAAGCATATTCTAGAGAGCTTGGGACTGAGTGATGGCATAACCTTCATGTTTATAGGACGCTTCGACAGAGCACAGAAAGGAGTGGATACCCTCCTGAAAGCCATAGATATCTTAGCCACTTCTCACCCAGGCGAGTTCTCGAAGATGCGCTTCATTGTAATAGGAAAAGGTGATCCAGAGCTTGAGAACTGGGCACATGAGCTCGCAAAGAAGTACCCAAACAATGTTAAGGTGATTACAGAGATGCTCAAACGCGAATTTGTGAGGGAGCTCTACGGAAGCATTGACTTCTCGATTGTGCCCTCATACTTCGAGCCCTTTGGGTTAGTTCAAATGGAAGCAATGTGCTTAGGAACTATTCCAATAGGTTCAGCTGTTGGAGGAATAAAAGACACTATAGTGAGCTTGGATGAGGATGAAGAGAATGCCACAGGCCTTTTAGTTCCACCTAGAGACGCAGAGGCATTAGCACAGGCAATTCTAAGGATGGCCAAGCTTAGAGAGAAGGACACTGAATTGCTCAAAAAGATGCGCAAAAATGGCAAAAAGAGATCAAAGGAAGTCTTCACATGGGAGAACGCATGTAAGAGGTATCTCAGGGCTTACAGGAACGACATAGACAAGGCAGTGGGCTTCATTAGAGACTAA